Proteins encoded by one window of Desulfovibrio ferrophilus:
- a CDS encoding Lrp/AsnC family transcriptional regulator, whose product MKKNQLLDLSTQDSKLLSVLAEDGQLSAGKVSERLGVTSPTVRTRMKNLISAGVLKIVGLVDPFKVKGLEIALVGINVQTHSKMDDMMERIADLDRVNWVAVVTGRYDIVAEVVLTQGTDDLYTFINEDLSDMGGVSSSESFVVMKAKRKWVPLPSAVREHLFK is encoded by the coding sequence ATGAAAAAGAACCAACTCCTCGACCTCAGCACCCAGGACAGCAAGCTCCTCTCGGTGCTTGCCGAAGACGGCCAGCTCTCTGCTGGCAAAGTTTCCGAACGCCTGGGCGTGACCAGCCCCACCGTACGCACCCGCATGAAAAACCTGATCAGCGCCGGAGTCCTGAAGATCGTCGGGCTTGTTGACCCCTTTAAGGTCAAAGGTCTGGAGATCGCTCTGGTGGGCATCAACGTCCAGACCCACAGCAAGATGGACGACATGATGGAACGCATCGCGGATCTGGACCGGGTCAACTGGGTGGCCGTGGTCACGGGCCGCTACGACATCGTGGCCGAAGTCGTGCTGACTCAGGGCACCGACGACCTCTATACATTCATCAATGAAGACCTCTCCGACATGGGCGGAGTCAGTTCCTCGGAATCCTTTGTGGTCATGAAGGCCAAACGCAAATGGGTTCCGCTGCCCAGCGCTGTGCGCGAGCATTTGTTCAAATAG
- the ald gene encoding alanine dehydrogenase encodes MIIGVPKEIKTLENRVAMTPGGAETLVRRGHEVLIEAGAGLGSGLKDEEYTAAGAKLVSREEAWGAEMVVKVKEPIAEEYGFLRKDLLLFTYLHLAAEDALTKALLGAGTTSVAYETVQLPDGSLPLLTPMSEVAGRMATQEGARFLEKPQGGRGVLLGGVPGVAPASVVVLGAGVVGTNAAKMAMGLGAQVTMIDINHRRLQYLDDVFAGRIMTITSTEPNIRKAVAYADLLVGAVLIPGAKAPKLVTADMIKTMKEGSVVVDVAIDQGGCIETIKPTTHKDPTYVVDGVVHYGVTNMPGAVPRTSTFALTNQTLPYAIKLADKGVDALKLDGALLRGLSTKDGVLTCPAVGEALGIDSITPEQAL; translated from the coding sequence ATGATTATCGGAGTCCCCAAAGAAATCAAAACTCTGGAAAACCGTGTTGCCATGACCCCCGGTGGCGCAGAAACCCTGGTCCGCCGCGGCCACGAAGTACTGATCGAGGCCGGTGCCGGCCTGGGCAGCGGCCTGAAGGACGAGGAATACACCGCAGCCGGTGCCAAGCTCGTCTCCCGCGAAGAGGCCTGGGGCGCCGAAATGGTGGTCAAGGTCAAGGAACCCATTGCCGAGGAATACGGATTCCTGCGCAAGGATCTGCTGCTGTTTACCTACCTGCACCTGGCCGCTGAGGATGCCCTGACCAAGGCCCTGCTGGGCGCCGGTACCACCTCCGTTGCCTACGAGACCGTGCAGCTGCCCGACGGCTCCCTGCCGCTTCTGACCCCCATGTCCGAGGTTGCAGGCCGCATGGCCACCCAGGAAGGCGCACGCTTCCTGGAAAAACCCCAGGGTGGACGCGGCGTACTGCTGGGTGGCGTTCCCGGTGTGGCCCCTGCCTCCGTGGTTGTGCTGGGCGCTGGCGTGGTCGGTACCAATGCCGCCAAAATGGCCATGGGCCTTGGCGCACAGGTCACCATGATCGATATCAATCACCGTCGCCTGCAGTACCTGGACGATGTCTTTGCCGGCCGCATCATGACCATCACCTCCACCGAGCCCAACATCCGCAAGGCCGTGGCCTACGCCGACCTCCTGGTGGGCGCGGTGCTCATCCCCGGTGCCAAGGCCCCCAAGCTGGTCACCGCCGACATGATCAAGACCATGAAGGAAGGTTCCGTGGTCGTGGACGTTGCCATTGACCAGGGCGGTTGCATCGAGACCATCAAGCCCACCACCCACAAGGACCCCACCTATGTGGTGGATGGCGTTGTGCACTACGGCGTGACCAACATGCCCGGCGCTGTGCCCCGCACCTCGACTTTTGCCCTGACCAACCAGACTCTGCCCTACGCCATCAAGCTGGCAGACAAGGGCGTGGACGCCCTGAAACTTGACGGCGCTCTGCTGCGCGGCCTGAGCACCAAGGACGGCGTCCTGACCTGTCCGGCCGTGGGCGAGGCCCTGGGCATCGACAGCATTACCCCGGAACAGGCCCTCTAA
- a CDS encoding NAD(P)/FAD-dependent oxidoreductase encodes MGNLVLIGGGHAHAGVLFDIGKIVEQGHKVTLINPTPQHYYSGMGPGVLGGAYSPKEIRFPVKAMVTARGGTFIEDRMVSVDANTRTVHLASGDSVNYDVLSFNAGSVIPTPEDSAEQSKDVFTVKPIQNLWIGRERIEELLAKGPVRVAVVGGGPAALEVAGNARSVRVDNRIPEVTVFAGKKFLRNLPERIRGMVLGNFAKRGIKVLESGYAQKTETGKVILQSGEEHETDVIFLALGVRPPTLFADSNLPTGPDGGLTVNRSLQCVDHPEIFGGGDCIHFADQPLDKVGVYAVRQHPVLVHNLAAQLEGRELIPFDTGGKYLLVFNLGDGTGIFVKWGLVFGGKPAFWIKDYIDRKFMSLFDADNG; translated from the coding sequence ATGGGAAATCTCGTACTCATTGGCGGCGGCCACGCCCACGCTGGCGTGCTGTTCGATATCGGCAAGATCGTGGAGCAGGGGCACAAGGTCACCCTCATCAACCCCACCCCGCAGCATTATTACTCGGGCATGGGCCCCGGTGTGCTGGGCGGTGCTTACAGCCCCAAGGAAATCCGCTTTCCGGTCAAGGCCATGGTCACGGCCCGGGGCGGCACGTTCATCGAGGACCGCATGGTCTCCGTGGATGCGAACACCCGCACCGTGCATCTGGCCTCCGGGGACAGCGTGAACTATGACGTGCTGTCCTTCAACGCGGGCAGCGTGATCCCCACCCCCGAGGACAGCGCCGAACAGAGCAAGGACGTGTTCACGGTCAAACCCATCCAGAACCTGTGGATCGGGCGCGAACGCATCGAGGAACTTCTGGCCAAGGGGCCTGTGCGTGTGGCCGTGGTGGGTGGTGGTCCCGCAGCTCTGGAGGTTGCCGGGAACGCCCGTTCCGTAAGGGTTGATAACCGAATCCCCGAAGTCACAGTCTTTGCCGGAAAGAAATTCCTGCGCAACCTGCCCGAACGCATCCGGGGCATGGTTCTGGGCAACTTCGCCAAACGCGGCATCAAGGTTCTGGAGTCCGGTTACGCCCAAAAGACAGAGACCGGAAAGGTGATCCTGCAATCAGGCGAAGAGCATGAAACCGACGTCATCTTCCTGGCGCTGGGCGTTCGCCCACCAACCCTGTTTGCGGACAGCAATCTGCCCACCGGCCCCGATGGCGGCCTTACTGTAAACCGCTCCCTGCAATGCGTGGATCATCCCGAAATCTTCGGCGGGGGTGACTGCATCCACTTCGCGGATCAGCCTCTGGACAAGGTCGGGGTCTATGCCGTGCGTCAGCACCCGGTGCTGGTCCACAACCTTGCCGCGCAACTGGAAGGGCGGGAGCTGATTCCCTTTGATACAGGGGGCAAGTACCTGCTGGTCTTCAACCTGGGTGACGGCACCGGCATCTTCGTCAAATGGGGGCTTGTCTTTGGTGGAAAGCCGGCCTTCTGGATCAAGGATTACATTGACCGCAAGTTCATGAGTCTCTTTGACGCCGACAATGGCTAG